A genome region from Brassica oleracea var. oleracea cultivar TO1000 chromosome C2, BOL, whole genome shotgun sequence includes the following:
- the LOC106322481 gene encoding ABC transporter G family member 8 produces the protein MKTPPPQSSETKAYTLTTSSVSYTQPKTSLSLLRLAATEPPSFILRNITLTAHPSEILAVVGPSGAGKSTLLDILASKTSPTSGSILLNSVPINPSSYRKISSYVPQHDSFFPLLTVSETFSFAARLLLPNPSDVPQTVTSLLSELNLTHLSNTRLAQGLSGGERRRVSIGLTLLHDPCFLLLDEPTSGLDSKSAFDVVNILKSIAVSRQRTVVLSIHQPSFKILSIIDRLLLLSQGTVAYHGRLDSLEGFLLSKGFTVPPQLNSLEYAMEVLQQLRESDGNTDVIALHSIENQKERQEQSIVRYRKSRITEICLLSLRFWKIIYRTRQLLLTNALEALVVGLVLGTIYINIGIGKEGIEKRFGLFAFTLTFLLSSTTETLPIFINERPILIRETSSGVYRLSSHILANTLVFMPYLFVISIIYSASVYFLVGLCPTWQAFGYFVLVIWVIVLMANSFVLFLSSLAPNYIAGTSLVTVLLAAFFLFSGYFISKESLPKYWLFMYFISMYKYALDALLINEYSCLASKCLVWYEEAQGKVCLVNGGDVLEKKGLHEKHRWFNVYVLLGFFVLYRVLCFLALLRRVSGSKR, from the coding sequence ATGAAAACTCCTCCGCCGCAGTCGTCGGAGACGAAGGCCTACACACTAACCACCTCTTCAGTCTCCTACACCCAACCAAAGACCTCTCTCTCTCTCCTTCGCTTAGCCGCCACTGAGCCACCTTCCTTTATCCTCCGCAACATCACTCTCACCGCTCATCCCTCCGAGATCCTCGCCGTCGTTGGCCCTTCCGGCGCCGGAAAATCAACTCTCCTAGACATTCTTGCCTCTAAAACCTCCCCAACCTCCGGCTCAATCCTCTTAAACTCGGTTCCCATAAACCCTTCCTCTTACCGCAAAATCTCCTCTTACGTTCCTCAGCACGACTCTTTTTTCCCTCTCCTCACCGTCTCCGAAACCTTCTCCTTCGCCGCACGTCTCTTGCTCCCAAACCCATCAGATGTCCCTCAAACCGTAACCTCTCTTCTCTCAGAACTTAACCTAACACACCTCTCCAACACAAGACTCGCTCAGGGCTTGTCCGGTGGAGAAAGAAGAAGGGTGTCTATAGGTTTAACCCTACTTCACGACCCTTGCTTTCTACTCCTCGACGAACCCACTTCCGGTTTAGACAGTAAATCTGCTTTTGATGTCGTTAACATCCTCAAATCCATAGCTGTGTCAAGACAACGGACCGTGGTCTTGTCCATTCACCAACCTAGCTTCAAGATTCTCTCTATCATTGATCGACTCTTACTTCTTTCACAAGGAACTGTTGCGTACCATGGAAGGCTCGACTCTCTAGAAGGTTTCTTGCTATCCAAGGGATTTACCGTCCCTCCTCAGCTTAACTCTCTCGAATACGCCATGGAAGTACTTCAGCAACTCCGTGAATCCGATGGAAACACCGATGTTATCGCTCTCCATTCGATCGAAAACCAAAAAGAGAGACAAGAACAAAGTATAGTTCGATATAGAAAATCAAGAATCACGGAGATATGCCTTCTTTCGTTAAGATTCTGGAAGATCATATACAGGACAAGACAGCTGCTTCTGACCAATGCATTAGAAGCACTTGTAGTTGGTCTTGTCTTAGGAACTATATACATCAACATCGGAATAGGCAAAGAAGGTATCGAGAAGAGGTTCGGTCTTTTCGCCTTCACACTCACGTTTCTCCTCTCTTCAACAACCGAAACCCTCCCTATATTCATCAACGAGCGTCCTATTCTTATCAGAGAGACTTCAAGTGGTGTTTATAGACTCTCCTCGCACATTCTTGCCAACACACTCGTTTTCATGCCTTATTTGTTTGTTATCTCAATCATTTACTCTGCTTCTGTCTATTTCCTCGTCGGTCTCTGCCCTACTTGGCAAGCTTTTGGGTACTTCGTTCTAGTGATATGGGTCATTGTCCTAATGGCTAACTCTTTTGTTCTCTTTTTGAGCTCTCTTGCTCCAAACTACATTGCGGGAACCTCTCTTGTGACGGTTCTTTTAGCGGCCTTCTTCTTGTTCTCCGGTTACTTCATTTCCAAGGAGAGTCTACCCAAGTATTGGCTTTTCATGTACTTCATCTCGATGTATAAGTATGCGTTGGATGCGCTTCTTATAAACGAGTACTCGTGTTTGGCTTCCAAGTGTTTGGTCTGGTACGAGGAAGCTCAAGGGAAGGTATGCTTGGTTAATGGTGGTGACGTGTTGGAGAAGAAAGGGCTTCATGAGAAACATAGATGGTTTAATGTTTATGTTCTGTTAGGGTTCTTCGTGCTTTATCGTGTGTTGTGTTTTCTTGCTCTCCTTAGAAGGGTTTCAGGTTCCAAGAGGTAA
- the LOC106324908 gene encoding probable WRKY transcription factor 27, producing the protein MSEDWDLFAVVRSCSSSVSAATINANSRGGAEGGANCKQQDLPPLFQHIHGDISRESSSCNELQDSCKPFLPVTTTWSSPLPPPPPPPPPPVVSSGPNILMKQEQGLIESQDQKPPLGARVFPPPTTISSSSSVFVFRGQRDHLLQQQPQAPLRSRKRKNQQKRTICHVTQENLSSDMWAWRKYGQKPIKGSPYPRNYYRCSSSKGCLARKQVERSNLDPNIFIVTYTGEHTHPRPTHRNSLAGSTRNKSQPVNPPPKPDHPSGQTVSGVKEEIHLSPTTPLKENDDVQGTNGDEVVNMEDEELDEEEDDDDDVDDILIPNFSVRDRDDLFFAGNFPSWSAGSAGDGGG; encoded by the exons ATGTCTGAGGATTGGGATCTCTTCGCCGTCGTCCGAAGCTGCAGCTCTTCTGTTTCCGCGGCTACTATAAACGCCAACTCTCGTGGTGGTGCCGAGGGAGGAGCGAACTGTAAGCAACAAGATCTTCCTCCTCTGTTCCAACACATCCATGGAGACATAAGCAGAGAGTCTTCTTCTTGCAACGAGCTACAAGATTCTTGCAAACCCTTTTTACCCGTTACCACTACTTGGTCTTCTCCTCTTCCTCCTCCTCCTCCTCCTCCTCCTCCTCCTGTAGTCTCTTCAGGTCCTAATATCTTAATGAAACAAGAACAAGGGCTCATCGAATCACAAGATCAGAAACCTCCTCTTGGTGCTAGGGTTTTCCCACCTCCCACAACCATTTCTTCTTCATCGTCTGTATTTGTTTTCAGGGGTCAACGCGACCACCTTCTTCAACAACAACCCCAAGCTCCTCTTCGATCTAGAAAAAG AAAAAATCAGCAAAAGAGAACCATATGTCATGTAACTCAAGAAAATCTCTCTTCGGATATGTGGGCATGGCGTAAATACGGTCAAAAACCAATCAAAGGCTCTCCTTATCCAAG GAATTATTACAGATGCAGTAGCTCAAAAGGATGTTTAGCTCGAAAACAAGTTGAAAGAAGCAACTTGGATCCCAACATCTTCATCGTTACTTACACCGGAGAACACACTCATCCTCGCCCTACTCACCGGAACTCTCTCGCCGGCAGTACTCGCAACAAATCTCAACCCGTTAACCCGCCTCCGAAACCCGACCACCCCTCGGGTCAAACAGTTTCTGGGGTAAAAGAAGAGATTCATCTTTCCCCGACTACACCGTTGAAAGAAAACGACGACGTTCAAGGAACCAACGGAGATGAAGTAGTCAACATGGAAGACGAAGAGTTAGATGAAGAGGAAGATGATGATGATGACGTGGATGATATTTTGATACCGAATTTCTCGGTGAGAGATCGAGATGATTTGTTCTTCGCTGGAAACTTTCCCTCTTGGTCCGCCGGGTCCGCCGGGGACGGTGGTGGATGA